The Flavobacterium sp. 140616W15 sequence AAACGGAGCATCAACGTCTTGAGGTTTCATTGGACCTCTATTAGCACTTGGTAACTGTTCCGTAAACGGTTGTTTGTTACCATAAGTGTTTTCCATTTTAATTTTATAGAGTAACTTTGCATTTTTCCCCAGTTCTTTGGTAAGGGCAACTTTAAGTAATTTTACATAGTGCTCTTCCAACCATTCGTAGAAAAATTTACTTGGGACTTGAATATATAATGCGTTGTCGGTTAGCTCAACTGATTTGATTGGCTCAAACCAAGTTTTGTACGCCTGATCTTGAATGTTGTCTTTTATGAAAGACAAACAGTTTTCCCATACCGATTGTGCAGTTTTAGTCATAGATTCAATTAAATTTATGTGTATTGATAATATTAGTCTTATAAAAACGAGGTTGGATATTTGTCATTTTTTAAGATAACAAATATGTGAACAAATTTCGTTAAAAAAAAATATTTTGGATGGTAATTTTATAAAATATTATTGTAAGGCATGCTGTAAAATGTAAAATTTTTTTTAATAAATATATAATGAAAAATCATCAAACTCAAGTGCGTGTTCGTTACTCAGAAACGGATCAAATGGGAGTCGTTTATCACGGGAATTATATTCCCTATTTTGAAATAGGTCGAGTGGAATGGCTTAGAAATAAAGGGGTTTCGTATAAAAGCATGGAAGAAAGCGGTATTGCTTTGCCGATCGTTTCTATGAATATTAATTATAAAAAATCCGCACGATATGATGAATTATTAACAGTGCATACAACATTTAAAAGTCAGACTTCTGTTAAGATAGAATTTGATTGCGCAATCTATAATGAATCAAATGAGTTATTAACAACTGCTGTGTTTATTTTGGTATTTGTATCTCTAAAAACAGGTCGTCCAATGGCTCCTCCGAGCTACATTTTGGAGCTTCTTAAAAACATTGATAATTGCTAATATTTGGCTTAAATGAGGGCGGTTTCAGCAAGGTTTTATATCTATTTCAAACATTGAATCAAAAATGTCGAATACCATTTCGGCATTTTTTTTGCGTATTTGAACCGTTATCTTACCAATTGGCAGGCCTGAAACCTCGTTTATTTCCATTTCTTGGGATATAATTTCTAATTTTTTTTCTTTAATTACGCGCATTACTTTGTTCATGTTTTTGTAATCAAACGATATTAAAAACTGAACATCAATCGTTTTTTCGACAATTTCACAAACTTCTAATGTCATTTGTGCTGTTGTTCGGTACGCTGCAATTAAACCTCCAACACCTAATTTGATTCCTCCATATATACGTACAATAACAATAATAACGTTTGTGACGCCAAAAGATTGTATTTGTCCATAAATAGGCATTCCTGCAGTATTGCTCGGTTCTCCATCGTCATTGGCTCTGTAGCTTATAGTAGGTTCAATTCCTAATTGATAGGCATAGCAATAATGTACAGCACTTGGATGTTGTTTTTTTAAAGTTTCGATAATGGGTTTAACTTCTTCTTCGGATGTTATTGGGTAAGCATAGCCAAAGAACTTGCTGCTTTTTTCTTTGTACAAGACTTCTTCCGAAGGGTAAGCTATTGTTTGGTAAGTATCTTTGATTTCCAAGATTGTTTTTTAAATTATTTTTTTGTCAAATAAATCTACGACATCTTCTTTTCCTACTTGTAGGTTCCAGACCTGAAGGCCTAATTCGGCTGCGGCATTGGTGTTTTCGATTTTGTCGTCAACAAACAACGTTCGTTTTGGGGATAGCTCGTGTTTGTTTATAATGTAGTTGTAGGCTTCGTGATTTGGTTTTCTCATTCCAATTTCGAACGAAAAATACACTTTTTCAAAACATTGGTAGAAATCACTGTAAAAGGAAACTCCAGTTCTGTGTTCGAATGTTTTAATATGAATTGAATCGGTGTTGCTTAATAAGAACAGCCTGTATTTTTCAGAAAGCATTTGAAGGAATTCTAATCGGTATAAAGGGAAATCAAGTAAGATTGCATTCCAGGCATTGAGAATATCTTTTGTTGAAGCATTTGGGATTTCTTTTTGAAATCCGGCTATAAATTCTTCTGGTGTGATATTGCCTGTTTCGAATTTAATATTCAATTGATCTAAATTTTTATTCCATTCAGATAGGCCAAGTTTTTTTAACCCATCAATTGTGGCTTGTTTGTCTAGGTTGATAAAAATATCCCCAAAATCAAAAATGATAGTGTCAATCATGGTTTCTAACTTGTATTAATTCGTCTTTGCCAATGTGTGTTGTTTCTGATTTTTTACTAGCAACTTTAGGAGCTTTAGTGCCTTTTGTAAAGTAAGTATTTCCAACAAAAAAACGCCCTTCATCCCAAAGATTAGTGTCAATAAAGGTTTGTAAAGTTTGCAGTCCGCCTTCAATAATAATCGATTGAATTTGGTGTTGGTACAAAACTGCAAGTATTTGCGGGATTATATTTTCTTTAAAATCAATTACTTCAAAGATAAGGTTTTCTTTTTCAATGGCAATTTTGATTTTTGTAAATACGATAGTTTTAACATCGTTGCTAAAAATATGACTGTCTTGTGGAATGCGATTGTTCTGGTCTAAAATTATCCGAACAGGGTTGTTTCCTGCCCAATCACGAGTGTTTAATTTTGGGTTGTCATCGATTACGGTTTGTGTTCCTACTAAAATGGCTTGTTCCTCACTTCGCCATTTGTGTACTAGCTGTCTGGAGTATGTGTTTGTAATCCAGATGGGTTCTCTTTTTGCGATTGTATTGTTGTCTTTTTCTGGAGCTAAAAATCCATCTTTGGATACTGCCCATTTTAAGATTATATACGGTCTTTTTTGTTGGTGAAATGTAAAGAAACGCTTGTTTAGTTCGTTACATTCGTCCTCTAAGACTCCAATAACAACTTTTTTTCCAGCTTCAAGGAGTTTTTTAATTCCTTTACCTGCAACTTTTTCGTTTGGATCAACTGTTCCAACTACTACATTTGGAATCTCATGTGTGATAATTAAATCGCAGCAAGGAGGTGTTTTTCCAAAATGGCTGCAGGGTTCCAAGCTTACGTAAATAGTTGCTTTTTTTAGTAACGATTTATCTTTTACGGAGTTTATAGCGTTTACTTCGGCATGAGGCTCGCCGGCTTTTTTATGCCAGCCTTCTCCTATAATCGTATCATTATAAACAATTACACTACCAACCATGGGGTTTGGGTATGTAGTTCCTAAGCCATTTTTGGCAAGCTGAATGCAGCGTTTTATGTATTTTTCATGTATATTCACAATGCAAAAGTAGTTATTTTTGAGTTTATGATTTAGTTTTGAAACTATCTAAAATAACAATAAAGTATATTTACTTTTGTGTTTAAATAAGGCAGAATACGAAGAAATGGAAAATTTGATTATCAGAAAAATAATAAAAGAAGACAATCAGGCTGTGGCACAATTAATAAGAGCAGTTTTTGATGAGTTGAATATCCCGAAAGTAGGAACGGCATATGAAGATCCGTATTTAGACTTTATGTTTGAAGAATATAATAAGCCCAAATCAGTTTATTATGTGGTTGAAAACAATGGTAAAATCGTAGGATGTGCAGGAATTGCTCCTTTAGCGAATGAAGTACCAGTAATTTGTGAGTTGCAAAAGATGTATTTCTTGCCTGAAACTCGTGGCTTAGGAATAGGAAGTAAAATGATGGACAAATGTTTGGAGAGTGCTAAAAAATTTGGTTTTGAAAATTGTTATATCGAAACAATGCCTTTTATGCATGCGGCCCAAAAATTATATAAAAAATCAGGTTTTGAATATCTTGATGCTCCAATGGGGAGCACGGGTCATACTTCATGCCCAGTATGGATGTTGAAAAAACTATAAGCGTATGAAAAAATTAGTTGTTGGAATTGTTTTAATTTCAATCCTATTGTCGTGTAAAGATTCTAAAGAAGTAAAAATAGAAAAAACTGTTGGAGTTAGTGAAAAACCAATTGTAAAAGATTCTGTTCAAAAAGAAGAAGAAGTTTCGGATGGAGATTTAAAAAATGACTTTGATATTTTGTTACCTAGAAGTTATAGAAGTTATGAAGGTGAAAATCCTGCTGCTTCTTTAACTAAAGCATGGATTGATTTATATGAACAGAATGGGGAGTATTATTTAGGGAAGGCAGATTATAAAACAGAAAAAGGATTCGATGAATGTTCTGGAGATTCTTTAATATCAATTATTCCTAAAAACAAATCAATTATTTTTATGGATTATCCTAGTTTGAAATTAGGGAAAATACAGTCTTTAAAAATTAATAAAGACAAAATATGGCCAACCGAAAAAGTAACTTATATATTTAATAATATCAATTATACTTTGCGTGCCGAAGGCAAAGTGCTTTCTTCTGAAATAGTTTCTACAGATGATAACAAAGAAGAGGTTTTTAAGAAGGTCGAAAACTATAAGCTTTATCTAACTGCGGGGAATACTTCGGAAAAATTACTTTTAACAGAGCAGTCATTTAACGATACATTTGTAGTGTTGCTTTTTGTTGGAGATATTGATGGTGATGGAAAATTAGACTTTGTTTTTAGTGCAAATAGGGATTATGAAGAGGAACGAGTAATTTTGTTTCTTTCATCAAAAGCAAAAAGTGGAGAAGCGATGAAAAGAGTTTCTGAAGTTGCAGTGCAATTTGATTGCTAATTAAGGGCTGCTTTTTAATAACAAATATAAAAATGAAAATAAAACAATACAGAACGCAATTTATTCAAGAGCTTTCAGGGATTTACGATGTTCTGGAAGTGGAGAGTTTTTTCTATTTAATTTTAGAAGAGAAACGAAATCTTAAGCAAATAGATTTGGCTTTAAATCCAGATTTGTCTTTTTCAGACGAAGAGATTAAGGATTGGAATATTCTCGTTACTGAATTAAAAAAGGAAATCCCAATTCAATATTTGTTAGGGAAGACTAATTTCTACGGATTGGATTTTGAGGTAAATCCCAATGTTTTGATTCCGCGACCAGAGACAGAAGAGTTGGTGGAGTGGATCATATCTAATCATCTTGCAACTCAAAAAAACAAAAGTTTAAAAATTTTAGATATAGGTACAGGAAGTGGTTGTATTGCAATTTCGTTGGCTAAGAATCTTTCTGAGGCTCAGGTTTTTGCGATTGATGTTTCAGAAGGAGCTTTGGCTACAGCCAAAAGGAATGCTATTTCTAATGACGTTTCGGTTACTTTTTTGCATCGAAATATTCTGGAAACTGATGATTTAATGCAGGAATTTGATGTTATTGTATCGAATCCGCCTTATGTTCGAAATTTAGAAAAAGAGGAAATTAAGAAGAATGTTTTAGATAATGAGCCTCATTTGGCGCTTTTTGTAGCCGATAATAATGCATTGATTTTTTACAGAAAAATAGCAGAATTGGCACAGAAAAATTTAGTAAAAAATGGAAGCCTTTATTTTGAAATCAATCAATATTTAGGCAAAGAAACAGCTGAGTTGCTCGAGAATTTAGGCTTTAAAAACATCGAATTGCGCAAGGATATTTATGATAATGATAGGATGATTTTTTGTGTGAAATAAATTTTTTGTTTTGTGAAAAGTGAAAAGTAAAATGAGAGTTTCCTCCAAGGTTTTCTGTAACCTTGGAAGAAATACTACGACTGTAAACTGAATTATTCGTAGCGTAAAGCTTCGATAGGGTCAAGTTTGGATGCTTTTATTGCTGGATATAATCCTGACACAATGGTAACTACAAAACTGGTGCTGAAAGCAGCGAAAATTGCCATCCAAGGAATTACGAATACAAATTTCATTGCAGATGCAAATGCAAAACCAACCAGGATTCCTAGAATAATTCCGATTAAACCACCTAATTGTCCTATGAGTAAGGTTTCGATAAAGAATTGTACGGCAACCGTCGACTTTTTAGCTCCCAAAGCTTTACGAACACCGATTTCGCGGGTACGCTCTGTTACCGATACGATCATGATATTCATTAAAGCAATCGATGAACCTAAAATAGTAATGATACTAATAGCCCATGCTGCTAAGCCAAGGTATTGTGTGATACTGAGGATGCGATTGATAAGATCATCGCTTCGTACTACGCCAAAATTATTATCGCGTATGGGGCTTAATTTTCGAACGCGACGCATGGTACTTGTTGCATTATCGATAGCTTGATCTAGTAATTCTTTTTTAGAAACCATTACGCTTATCGTATAATTTATGTTTGGTGCTGTAAATAAAGAACGGGCTACTTGTATCGGAATTAGTACGCGTAAATCCTGACTGTTTCCAAATGTGGATCCTTTTTCTTTTAATACGCCAATAACTTTAAATCGTGCGCCACGAATAGAAATAATTTTATCAATTGGATTTACGTCTTTTAATAATCCTTTCATGAAATCAGAGCCTAATATACATACGTAAGTATTGTTCTCGATATCAAACTGATTGAAGGTTCTACCTATGCTAGTTTCTAAGCCTGAGTTACCAATAAAGTGCTCGTCGACACCTAGAACTTTAATTTCGGGATCGGTTTTAGTGGATAGGTATTTTACTTCGGCGGTAGAAGTTGCTGTAAATGAAAGCGATGTTTCGGTAAATGGGTATTTGAATTTGTTTTTGAAAGCGACAGCTTCGGGATACGAAATGATAGGGTTTATAATTTCTCTTTCGTTTCCACCACGATTTCTAACTTCGTTTTCGTATTGATTAATATTGAAGGTATTTGCTCCCATAGAAGCAAAATCGGTAGAAATGGTATTTTCTAAAGCCGAAACTACGGTTAGAATTCCAACTAAAGCAGTGATGCCGATTGCAATAATTAAAACGGTAAGAATCGTTCGTAATAATTGAGTTCGGATCGAACCAAATGCAATTCGGATATTTTCTTTGAATAATTTTAGCATCATACTAGTTTGTCACGAAAATACAATTTTTGTTACAAGTTTGTTTTAGAAGAGTCATTATTTATTTTAAAATTGAGATATTTGCATTCGATTTACAATTCTGAGAAATCTGAAACTATAAGTCTAAAATTTAAAATACCAAATTAAATGGCATCAAAACCTAGTATTCCTAAAGGAACCAGAGATTTTTCACCAACCGAGGTGGCAAAGCGTCAATATATTATTCAAATTATAAGAAGTAATTTCGAGAAATTTGGTTTTCAACCAATAGAAACGCCTTCATTTGAAAATTCGGAAACCTTAATGGGTAAATATGGCGAAGAAGGTGATCGCTTGATTTTTAAAATATTGAATTCAGGTGACTATTTGTCTAAAGCAAACGAAGCGCATTTAGAAGCAAAAGACAGTACGAAATTAACTTCTAGTATTTCTGAAAAAGCCTTACGTTATGATTTAACTGTTCCTTTTGCAAGATATGTGGTACAGCACCAAAACGAAATTGAATTTCCTTTTAAAAGGTATCAGATTCAGCCAGTTTGGCGTGCAGATCGTCCGCAGAAAGGACGTTTTAGAGAATTTTTCCAGTGTGATGCCGATGTTGTTGGTTCAAAATCATTGTGGCAGGAAGTAGAGTTGGTACAATTATATGATACTGTTTTTACTTCTTTGGGGTTAAGCGGTGTAACAATAAAAATTAACAACCGAAAAATATTATCTGGAATTGCAGAAGTTATTGGAGCTTCGGATAAATTAATTGATTTCACAGTTG is a genomic window containing:
- a CDS encoding thioesterase family protein, with amino-acid sequence MKNHQTQVRVRYSETDQMGVVYHGNYIPYFEIGRVEWLRNKGVSYKSMEESGIALPIVSMNINYKKSARYDELLTVHTTFKSQTSVKIEFDCAIYNESNELLTTAVFILVFVSLKTGRPMAPPSYILELLKNIDNC
- a CDS encoding YigZ family protein; the protein is MEIKDTYQTIAYPSEEVLYKEKSSKFFGYAYPITSEEEVKPIIETLKKQHPSAVHYCYAYQLGIEPTISYRANDDGEPSNTAGMPIYGQIQSFGVTNVIIVIVRIYGGIKLGVGGLIAAYRTTAQMTLEVCEIVEKTIDVQFLISFDYKNMNKVMRVIKEKKLEIISQEMEINEVSGLPIGKITVQIRKKNAEMVFDIFDSMFEIDIKPC
- a CDS encoding HAD family phosphatase; translated protein: MIDTIIFDFGDIFINLDKQATIDGLKKLGLSEWNKNLDQLNIKFETGNITPEEFIAGFQKEIPNASTKDILNAWNAILLDFPLYRLEFLQMLSEKYRLFLLSNTDSIHIKTFEHRTGVSFYSDFYQCFEKVYFSFEIGMRKPNHEAYNYIINKHELSPKRTLFVDDKIENTNAAAELGLQVWNLQVGKEDVVDLFDKKII
- the ribD gene encoding bifunctional diaminohydroxyphosphoribosylaminopyrimidine deaminase/5-amino-6-(5-phosphoribosylamino)uracil reductase RibD, translating into MNIHEKYIKRCIQLAKNGLGTTYPNPMVGSVIVYNDTIIGEGWHKKAGEPHAEVNAINSVKDKSLLKKATIYVSLEPCSHFGKTPPCCDLIITHEIPNVVVGTVDPNEKVAGKGIKKLLEAGKKVVIGVLEDECNELNKRFFTFHQQKRPYIILKWAVSKDGFLAPEKDNNTIAKREPIWITNTYSRQLVHKWRSEEQAILVGTQTVIDDNPKLNTRDWAGNNPVRIILDQNNRIPQDSHIFSNDVKTIVFTKIKIAIEKENLIFEVIDFKENIIPQILAVLYQHQIQSIIIEGGLQTLQTFIDTNLWDEGRFFVGNTYFTKGTKAPKVASKKSETTHIGKDELIQVRNHD
- a CDS encoding GNAT family N-acetyltransferase; this encodes MENLIIRKIIKEDNQAVAQLIRAVFDELNIPKVGTAYEDPYLDFMFEEYNKPKSVYYVVENNGKIVGCAGIAPLANEVPVICELQKMYFLPETRGLGIGSKMMDKCLESAKKFGFENCYIETMPFMHAAQKLYKKSGFEYLDAPMGSTGHTSCPVWMLKKL
- the prmC gene encoding peptide chain release factor N(5)-glutamine methyltransferase, which gives rise to MKIKQYRTQFIQELSGIYDVLEVESFFYLILEEKRNLKQIDLALNPDLSFSDEEIKDWNILVTELKKEIPIQYLLGKTNFYGLDFEVNPNVLIPRPETEELVEWIISNHLATQKNKSLKILDIGTGSGCIAISLAKNLSEAQVFAIDVSEGALATAKRNAISNDVSVTFLHRNILETDDLMQEFDVIVSNPPYVRNLEKEEIKKNVLDNEPHLALFVADNNALIFYRKIAELAQKNLVKNGSLYFEINQYLGKETAELLENLGFKNIELRKDIYDNDRMIFCVK
- a CDS encoding ABC transporter permease, producing MMLKLFKENIRIAFGSIRTQLLRTILTVLIIAIGITALVGILTVVSALENTISTDFASMGANTFNINQYENEVRNRGGNEREIINPIISYPEAVAFKNKFKYPFTETSLSFTATSTAEVKYLSTKTDPEIKVLGVDEHFIGNSGLETSIGRTFNQFDIENNTYVCILGSDFMKGLLKDVNPIDKIISIRGARFKVIGVLKEKGSTFGNSQDLRVLIPIQVARSLFTAPNINYTISVMVSKKELLDQAIDNATSTMRRVRKLSPIRDNNFGVVRSDDLINRILSITQYLGLAAWAISIITILGSSIALMNIMIVSVTERTREIGVRKALGAKKSTVAVQFFIETLLIGQLGGLIGIILGILVGFAFASAMKFVFVIPWMAIFAAFSTSFVVTIVSGLYPAIKASKLDPIEALRYE